A window of the Lolium perenne isolate Kyuss_39 chromosome 7, Kyuss_2.0, whole genome shotgun sequence genome harbors these coding sequences:
- the LOC127301728 gene encoding ATP-dependent Clp protease adapter protein CLPS1, chloroplastic, translated as MDAAALSSRIALSANHHAVGGDRSSIYRRRSTNVAFPIVITAAGKGGGVLDRPAEKVSPGRQSEFDVKKSRKMSPPFRVVLHNDNENRREYVVQVLMKVIPGMTVDNAVNIMQEAHVNGMAVVIVCSQQEAEEHCTALRGNGLRSSIEPASGGC; from the exons atggatgCCGCGGCGCTGTCCAGCCGGATTGCTCTCTCTGCGAACCACCACGCGGTGGGAG GAGATAGATCTTCTATTTACAGGAGAAGGTCCACAAATGTTGCCTTCCCCATTGTAATCACAGCAGCAGGCAaaggtggcggtgtgcttgatcgACCAGCAGAGAAAGTTTCTCCAGGTCGTCAGTCTGAGTTCGATGTCAA GAAATCCCGGAAAATGTCCCCTCCATTTCGTGTCGTCCTGCACAATGACAATGAGAACAGGCGAGAGTATGTTGTCCAAGTCCTGATGAAGGTTATCCCTGGGATGACTGTGGACAACGCTGTCAATATCATGCAAGAGGCTCATGTGAATGGGATGGCAGTGGTTATTGTCTGCTCGCAGCAGGAAGCTGAGGAGCACTGCACGGCGCTCAGGGGCAATGGCCTCCGAAGCTCTATTGAACCTGCAAGTGGTGGCTGCTGA